The window TTTTAATCCTATTTGGATTTATATTATATCATGCCAATCCAACATAAGCCCCTATTTTATTTACTTTTTGTATCTAATTTGTTTTCTTACCATTGTATTTCCATTGACAAAGGTCTATTGAACAAATAGTATTTGTAGATAGATGGGTCTCTTTATCCTCACTCCATATTCAATTTTTCCGCCTACACTTCGGTCAAATGATAAGGGTGTTCCTCTTGCATGTATTCTCATACAATACAATACAATATATATTTTTAATAAAAATCGCTAAAAATAAGGAGAATTTGGCCATCGTGATTAGGGTCGCTCTTTTTTTAACTTTACTTTAGTGGAATTTAACCGGACCTGTTCGTTTTGGCATTTGAGTGTTTTTCATGGTCGATAAAAAAAATCTTTTGATGTCTTGCTAGTTCAATGTTTTGACAGAAGCGCGCGGTGTAATTCCATTGATTTTTGGATTTTGATCGTATCTAAGATCCTTTTTTTATCTGGGTTGCTAACTCAATGGTAGAGTACTCGGCTTTTAAGTGCGACTATGATCTTTTACACATTTGGATGAAACAACAAATTCGTCCAGACTCTTGGTAGAGTCTAGAAGACCACGACTGATCCTCAATGGTAATGAATGGAAAAAATAGCATGTCGTAATAAAATCAATCTTATTTGAATGGAATCCAAAATTACGATTTTCTGGGTCTAATGAATAAATGGATAGAGCTTGGCTCCAAttctggtaaaataaaaagcaacgaGCTGAACTTCCTAATTGGAATGATTCCCCACTCTAATTAGACGTTAAAAATAGATTAGTGCCGGATGCGGGGAAAGGTTGGGTTTTCCTATGAGTGAACCCTTTATTTTTTTAGAAATCCTTATTATTCTCGATTATGGATTGAATAAGGGATGTTATGGATTGAATGTGTAAAAGAAGCAGTATATTGATAAAGAGGCTGTATTCCAAAGTCAAAAGAGCGATTGGCCTGCAAAAATAAAAAACTTGTTCTGTTCTTTTTTAATTAGAACAAACATAAACTAATTGGGTAGAAAAGGAGCAGAAAAAGATCTATGGATTAGAGTCCCTTTCTTTCCAGGGTTTGTATGAAAAATGCAACACCCTATTCTGACCATATTGCACTATGTATCATCATTCGATAAACCAAGAAATGCTTCTTCTCCCTAATTCAAGTAGAAATACAAATGGAAAAATTAGAAGGGTATTCAGAAAAACATAAATCTCGTCAACAATACTTTGTCTACCCACTTCTCTTCCAGGAATATATTTATGCATTTGCCCACCATTATGGATTAAATGGTCCTGAACCTGTGGAAATAGTTGTTAGTTGTAATAACAAGAAATTTAGTTCACTACTTGTGAAACGTTTAATTATTCGAATTTATCAGCAGAATTTTTTGGATAACTCGGTTAATCATCCTAACCAAGATCGATTATTGGATTACAAAAATTATTTTTATTCTGAGTTTTATTCTCAGATTCTATCTGAAGGGTTTGCGATCGTTGTGGAAATCCCATTCTCGCTACGAGAATTATTTTGtctgaaagaaaaagaaataccAAAGTTTCAGAATTTACGTTCTATTCATTCAATATTTCCCTTTTTAGAAGACAAATTTTTGCATTTGGATTATCTATCACATATAGAAATACCCTATCCTATCCATTTGGAAATCCTGGTTCAACTCCTCCAATACCGTATCCAAGATGTTCCATCTTTGCATTTATTGCGATTCTTTCTCAACTattatttaaatttgaatagttttaTTACTTCAATGAAATccatttttttcaaaaagaaaataaaagactatTTCGATTCCTATATAACTCTTATGTATCGGAATATGAATTTTTTTTGCTGTTTCTTCGTAAACAATCTTCTTGCTTACCATTAGAATCTTCTGGAACTTTTCTGGAACGGATCCACTTTTCTAGGAAGATGGAACATTTTGGGATAATGTACCATGGTTTTTCTTGGAAAACCCTATGGTTCTTTATGGATCCTCTTATGCATTATGTTCGATATCAAGGAAAAGGCAATTCTTGCATCAAAAGGCACTTTTTTTGAAGAAGAAATGGAAATGCTACCTTATCAATTTCTGGCAATATTATTTCTATTTTTGGACTCAGCCGTGAAGAATCCATATAAACCAATTAGCAAACTCTTGCTTCGATTTTATGGGGTACCTTTCAAGTGTACCAAAAAGTTCTTTGTTAGTAAGGAATCAAATGCTGGATAATTCATTTCTAATAGATACTCGAATGAAAAAATTCGATACCATAGTCCCCGCCACTCTCCTCATAGGATACTTATCAAAAGCTCAATTTTGTACTGGATCAGGGCATCCTATTAATAAACCCATTTGGACATATTTATTAGATTGGGATATTCTTGATCAATTTGGTCGGATATGTAGAAATCTTTTTCATTATCATAGTGAATCTTCGAAAAAACGGACTTTGTATCGACTAAAGTATATACTTCGACTTTCATGCGCTAGAACTTTAGCTCGTAAACATAAAAGCACGGTACGAACATTTATGCAAAGATTGGGTTCGGCATTTTTAGAAGAATTTTTTATGGAAGAAGAGCAAGTTTTTCTGTGATGTTCACCAAAACaactctttttctttctttggatCACACACTGAGCGTATTTGGTATTTGGATATTATACGTATCAATGACCTGGTCAACCCTCTTAATTAATCATTAGACGAAATTAAGAAACAGGAAAGGGTTGATAAATGATCAAGAAAAAACTTTTCTATTTTTCATTCTGAAATGTTCTTTTTATTATAATAAAGAGTAGGTGAATCAACTTACTAATTAAAAAATTTAGTAGAACTTCCTCTTTGGAATAGAAATTGGCTATTGCTACATAGGGAAAGTCGTGTGCAATGAAAAATGCAAGCACGATTTGGGGAGGGATTTTTCTCTATTGTAACAAGGAAGAATTATCTACTCCATCCGACTAGTTCCCGGTTCGAGTCCCGGGCAACCCATATAGAAAAGACCCATCAAAGTTTTTAACTTTGACTCACTTCATTTACAAATACAAAATTATTGGTTTGGTTAATTTAGTTATATGGATAGCTAATCTTTGGGCTGACTTGGTTGACATTGGTATATAGTCTATGCTATACTGGTAAATAACAAGCCTTCTATTATCTATATTCTAGTTAATACGTGTGCTTGGGAGTCCTTGCAATTTGAATAAACCAAGATCTTACCATGACTGCAATTTTAGATAGACGCGAAAGTATAAGCCTGTGGGGTCGCTTCTGCAACTGGATAACTAGCACTGAAAGTCGTCTTTACATCGGATGGTTCAGTGTTTTGATGATTCCTACCTTATTGACCGCAACTTCTGTATTCATTATTGCCTTCATCGCTGCCCCTCCAGTAGATATTGATGGTATTCGTGAGCCTGTTTCTGGTTCTTTACTTTATGGAAACAATATTATCTCTTGTGCTATTATCCCTACTTCTACGGCGATCGGATTGCACTTTTATCCAATTTGGGAAGCTGCATCTGTTGATGAGTGGTTATACAATGGTGGTCCTTATGAGCTAATTGTTCTACACTTCTTACTTGGTGTAGCTTGTTACATGGGTCGTGAGTGGGAACGTAGTTTCCGTCTGGGTATGCGTCCTTGGATTGCTGTTGCATATTCAGCTCCTGTTGCAGCTGCTACTGCTATTTTCTTGATTTACCCTATTGGTCAAGGAAGCTTTTTTGATGGTATGCCTTTAGGAATCTCTGGTACTTTCAACTTTATGATTGTATTCCAGACAGAGCACAACATCCTTATGCACCCATTCCACATGTTAGGTGTAGCTAGTGTATTCGGCGGTTCCCTATTCAGTGCTATGCATGGTTCCTTAGTAACCTCTAGTTTAATCAGGGAAACTACTGAAAATGAATCTGCTAATGAGGGTTACAAATTTGGTCAAGAGGAAGAAACTTATAATATTGTGGCTGCTCATGGTTATTTTGGCCGATTAATCTTCCAATATGCTAGTTTCAACAACTCTTGTTCTTTACACTTCTTCTTGGCTGCTTGGCCTGTGGTAGGAATCTGGTTCACTGCTTTAGGTATTAGTACTATGGCTTTCAACCTAAATGGTTTCAATTTCAACCAATATGTAGTTGATAGTCAAGGTCACGTTATTAATACTTGGGATGATATCATCAACCGTGCTAACCTTGGTATGGAAGTAATGCACGAACGTAATGCTCACAACTTCCCTCTAGACTTAGCTGCTGTTGAAGTTCATCTATTAATGGATAAGGTTTTTCCGCTAACATATAAGAATTTTTAAAGAAAGAAAAGACAGAAATACCCAATATCTTGTTCTAGCAAGATATTGGGTATTTCTGTCTTTATTTTGAATCTTTTTTCTTCTTAATCGTTCTATTCAGAATTCAGTTAACGACGAGATTTAGTATCCTTTCTTGCATTTTCATAACCCGTGAAATGCCGAGTAGGCACGAATTCCCCCAATTTGCGACCTACCATAGGATTTGTTATGTAACTAGGTATATGTTCCTTTCCATTATGAATCGCGATTGTATGGCCAACCATTGTGGGTAGAATGCTAGATGCCTGGGACCACGTTACTATTGTTTCTTTATCCTTCTTCATATTGACCTTTTCTATCTTTGCCAATAAATGATGAGCTACAAAAGGATTCATTTTTTTTCATGTCACAGCGGAttactctttttttcctttttaaagAGTGGCATTCTATGTCCAATATCTCGATCAAAGTACGGAGGTCAGAATAAATAGAATAATGATcaatggaaaaaagaaaaaaaatccttta is drawn from Triticum dicoccoides isolate Atlit2015 ecotype Zavitan chromosome 4A, WEW_v2.0, whole genome shotgun sequence and contains these coding sequences:
- the LOC119285868 gene encoding photosystem II protein D1-like, yielding MTAILDRRESISLWGRFCNWITSTESRLYIGWFSVLMIPTLLTATSVFIIAFIAAPPVDIDGIREPVSGSLLYGNNIISCAIIPTSTAIGLHFYPIWEAASVDEWLYNGGPYELIVLHFLLGVACYMGREWERSFRLGMRPWIAVAYSAPVAAATAIFLIYPIGQGSFFDGMPLGISGTFNFMIVFQTEHNILMHPFHMLGVASVFGGSLFSAMHGSLVTSSLIRETTENESANEGYKFGQEEETYNIVAAHGYFGRLIFQYASFNNSCSLHFFLAAWPVVGIWFTALGISTMAFNLNGFNFNQYVVDSQGHVINTWDDIINRANLGMEVMHERNAHNFPLDLAAVEVHLLMDKVFPLTYKNF